The proteins below are encoded in one region of Daphnia magna isolate NIES unplaced genomic scaffold, ASM2063170v1.1 Dm_contigs202, whole genome shotgun sequence:
- the LOC116936791 gene encoding secreted RxLR effector protein 161-like has translation MAYAVGQDSRFSQNPGMEHWKGLKRILTYLRKTINHGLLFGGGSNELCGYVDVDYAGDTENRRSTSGAVFILKGCPFHGRAVDKLVLHCTTTESGFIAACDETKESIWLRRLYSELGGISLAMPLRCDNQGVIVLIHNPIFHQRTKPMDVSFFFVRDAHQECKINITYIDTEVQLADIFTKALPNQRFEKLRNSLNVQEFSN, from the coding sequence ATGGCCTACGCCGTCGGCCAAGACTCACGGTTCTCCCAAAACCCTGGCATGGAACACTGGAAGGGACTTAAGAGGATCCTGACATACTTGCGAAAAACCATCAATCATGGCCTTCTATTTGGTGGTGGCAGCAATGAACTTTGTGGATACGTCGACGTTGACTATGCCGGTGATACGGAAAACAGACGGTCAACATCTGGAGCCGTATTTATTCTCAAGGGCTGCCCATTTCATGGCAGAGCCGTCGACAAACTTGTGTTGCACTGCACAACCACGGAGTCAGGGTTTATCGCAGCATGTGATGAAACGAAGGAGTCAATATGGTTGAGACGTCTCTACTCAGAGCTAGGTGGCATCAGCTTGGCCATGCCACTACGGTGCGACAATCAAGGGGTAATTGTCCTTATTCACAACCCCATATTCCACCAGCGTACAAAGCCCATGGACGTGAGTTTCTTCTTCGTGCGTGACGCCCATCAGGAGTGCAAAATCAACATCACGTACATCGATACCGAGGTCCAGCTTGCCGATATCTTCACGAAGGCTCTGCCAAACCAGAGATTCGAGAAACTACGTAACAGCCTGAATGTTCAGGAATTCTCAAATTAG
- the LOC116935891 gene encoding extensin-2-like, translated as MDILDPIDKKKLIFTLRIAGRSTYAAPSYYTKSPKYYTTKAPEYYTTASYYTTTYAAPSYYTEAPKTTYAAPSYYTEAPKYYAVPSYTITTAAYYTEAEATKYHVAPTYTTLLTPLGLTTVSPFTTLRPLTYYPEAPKYYSVPSYYTEAPVYSATYAKPSYYTDAPQYYTTASVRSPIYYTEAPKYSAPTYYQNEAPKYYTTKASEYYAPIYATTSYYTEAHVHYTTTYSAPEYYTTKAPEYYTTTYSAPSYYTEAPKYYSAPSYYQTEAPKYYSTKAPEYYTILLTLLPVTTPRLQPTTQHVQPHPTTLSHQSTINR; from the exons atggATATACTCGACCCtattgacaaaa agaaattgaTATTCACGTTAAGGATTGCTGGTCGGTCAACATATGCTGCtcctagctactacaccaaGTCACCGAAATACTACACGACCAAAGcgcctgaatactacaccaccgcatcctactacaccactacATATGCTGCTcctagctactacactgaagctccCAA AACGACTTACGCTGcaccaagttactacaccgaagcccCCAAGTACTATGCTGTCCCCAGCTATACTATTACTACCGCTgcttactacaccgaagcagAAGCAACCAAGTACCACGTAGCTCCGACTTATACTACACTGCTGACGCCGCTCGGTCTCACTACAGTGAGCCCATTTACTACACTGAGACCCCTCA CTTATTACCCTGAAGCTCCAAAGTACTACTCGGTaccaagctactacactgaagccccgGTTTACTCTGCTACATATGCCAAgccaagctactacaccgatgCACCACAATACTACACTACCGCTTCGGTCCGGTCCCCGA tttactacactgaggctcctaAATATTCGGCTCCAACCTACTACCAGAACGAGGCTCcgaagtactacaccactaaggCGTCTGAATACTACGCCCCTATTTATGCTACCacaagctactacaccgaagctcaCGTTCATTACACTACGACTTACTccgctcccgagtactacaccaccaaggctcccgagtactacaccacaacgTATTCTgctcccagctactacaccgaggcaccCAAGTACTACTCAGCTCCAAGTTACTACCAAACTGAAGCCCCCAAATACTACTCCACAAAAGCGCCAGAGTACTACACTATACTACTTACGCTGCTCCcagttactacaccgaggctccagcCTACTACACAACATGTGCAACCCcatcctactacactgagccACCAAAGTACTATTAATCGTTAA
- the LOC116936182 gene encoding ATP-sensitive inward rectifier potassium channel 12-like, giving the protein MRKSHIIDASIRAQMIRMRVANEGEMMPYFQYELKVGFDHDESNLFVIWPMTVVPKITPDSPLYNVFAFDLLKDKFEIVVILEGTVESTSMTTQARSSYLPSEIKWGHRFEPLVSFRKDTGQYAVDYSLFNNTYEVDTPLCSSRDLDELKKLRDENQLGTSNFEQLLLN; this is encoded by the coding sequence ATGCGTAAGTCGCACATAATCGACGCCAGCATCCGCGCACAAATGATCCGCATGCGAGTAGCGAACGAAGGCGAAATGATGCCGTACTTTCAGTACGAATTGAAAGTCGGTTTCGATCACGACGAGAGCAATCTTTTCGTCATCTGGCCCATGACGGTCGTTCCCAAAATCACGCCAGATTCTCCTCTCTACAACGTATTCGCTTTCGATCTTTTGAAAgataaattcgaaattgtcgTTATCCTGGAGGGTACCGTTGAGTCGACCAGCATGACCACACAGGCTCGTTCTTCTTACCTGCCGTCTGAAATCAAATGGGGCCACCGGTTTGAGCCGCTCGTATCCTTTCGCAAGGATACCGGTCAATATGCTGTTGATTACAGTCTTTTTAACAATACGTACGAAGTAGATACGCCTCTTTGTAGCAGCCGCGATTTGGATGAGTTAAAAAAACTCCGAGATGAAAATCAATTAGGTACAAGTAACTTTGAGCAATTGCTTTTAAATTAG